The Paenibacillus sp. MBLB1832 genome has a window encoding:
- a CDS encoding TauD/TfdA dioxygenase family protein, with protein MTTTVDYVSRDYLPKRNLRHGARTLQRLPEGAPSQPYTLFQVKPHGPLIGAEIDGVDLSQPLRPELKEELNRALLEWKVLFFRNQAITSEQHIDFAKQWGDLETHPFLPQGNVEEITRFAKDEKVAGMENIWHSDVSWRLNPALGAVLRLVEVPPFGGDTIWADMAAAYDNLPDEIKTKIDGLTAIHDFTPSFGRRLAPDVLAAKQIELPAAEHPVVRTHPETGRKTLYVNAAFTIRIVGLEPDESEKLLTYLFAQAHLPEYQVRLHWEKDTIAFWDNRATQHYAVSDYFPNRRVVERVSIVGDVPF; from the coding sequence ATGACGACAACTGTTGACTATGTATCCCGTGATTATTTACCGAAACGAAACCTTCGCCATGGAGCAAGAACGTTACAACGTTTACCCGAAGGTGCTCCATCACAACCCTATACCTTATTTCAAGTAAAGCCGCATGGGCCGCTGATCGGAGCAGAAATTGATGGTGTTGATCTCAGTCAACCACTTCGTCCAGAGTTGAAGGAGGAACTCAATCGAGCGCTATTGGAGTGGAAAGTGTTATTTTTCCGCAATCAAGCCATCACAAGCGAGCAACATATTGACTTTGCTAAGCAGTGGGGCGATTTGGAGACACATCCCTTCTTACCGCAAGGAAATGTGGAAGAGATTACAAGATTCGCTAAGGATGAGAAAGTTGCGGGGATGGAAAATATTTGGCACTCCGATGTATCGTGGCGCCTGAATCCTGCACTTGGTGCCGTGCTGCGGTTAGTGGAAGTGCCCCCATTTGGCGGCGATACGATATGGGCCGATATGGCGGCCGCTTATGACAACCTACCCGATGAAATCAAAACGAAAATCGATGGACTTACAGCCATTCATGATTTCACACCGTCCTTCGGACGCAGACTTGCTCCAGATGTATTGGCAGCCAAACAGATTGAATTGCCTGCCGCCGAGCATCCCGTCGTTCGCACTCATCCTGAAACAGGACGCAAAACCTTATACGTCAACGCCGCCTTCACGATCCGCATTGTTGGCTTAGAGCCAGATGAGAGTGAGAAATTGCTCACCTACCTCTTCGCACAGGCGCATCTTCCTGAATACCAGGTTCGTCTGCATTGGGAAAAGGACACCATCGCCTTCTGGGATAACCGTGCGACGCAGCATTACGCCGTTTCCGATTATTTCCCGAATCGTCGGGTTGTTGAACGTGTATCCATCGTCGGAGATGTGCCATTTTAA
- a CDS encoding TetR/AcrR family transcriptional regulator encodes MPRNIKKDQQNREERTAQILEAAQHVFARRGLLTKIQDIAEEAGLSHGHIYNYFASKEEILLKIIDDGQSLYEKFLLSTRDLPTNALEKLRLLLSKYMLSDRTAEIYLVILQAQATDLLPQEAIAKMGEKARSNLVILTEIIEQGQREGLIRQEDSVVLTTLFLTLMQNISLMSLRGFAPLQVADMEMALRFGKLMLTKELGIGKICS; translated from the coding sequence ATGCCAAGGAATATTAAAAAGGATCAGCAGAATCGTGAAGAACGAACAGCACAAATTTTAGAGGCTGCACAGCACGTATTTGCTAGAAGAGGACTGCTGACGAAGATTCAAGACATTGCCGAAGAAGCTGGGCTCAGCCACGGCCATATTTATAACTATTTTGCATCCAAGGAAGAGATTCTCCTTAAAATAATAGATGATGGGCAGTCACTCTACGAGAAATTTCTCCTCTCCACAAGAGATCTCCCTACGAACGCCTTGGAAAAGTTGCGGCTCCTATTGAGCAAATACATGCTTTCTGATCGTACTGCTGAGATTTACCTAGTTATTCTACAAGCGCAAGCAACCGATCTTCTCCCACAGGAAGCCATCGCGAAAATGGGTGAAAAAGCTCGAAGCAATCTAGTTATTCTCACGGAGATCATTGAGCAAGGACAACGTGAAGGACTCATTCGGCAAGAAGACTCTGTGGTCTTAACGACTTTGTTTTTAACGCTGATGCAGAATATTTCCCTCATGTCGTTAAGGGGCTTCGCTCCCCTGCAGGTTGCTGACATGGAAATGGCACTGCGCTTCGGAAAACTAATGTTGACAAAAGAACTCGGGATTGGTAAGATCTGCTCATGA
- a CDS encoding aliphatic sulfonate ABC transporter substrate-binding protein, producing MSKFLSHKPMLLVTAAFLSLTVLAGCASNKSDTKNASAPAKDPIKVNVAINGGISPLTVLKEKGWLQEAFKAENAEIVWSEFPSGPPLLEALVAGRVDVSFLGDGATLSGLSSGLPFQIIGLTSEGARSNALIVPANSPIKSVEDLKGKKVALAKGTTAHVYLLKLLSAHGLQPNSVEIVNLQPDDAAAAFTSGQLDAWVAWDPNITIQLGSGKAKSIAWDKEGILSPVSLIAQNDFLTKHPNLVTTYLKQYKKAAAWMKDNQDDAAKLFSEQKKVPVDTMKTLLTNSSVDLQAYTDKTIKAQQETADLLLSNGFIKKTVDVKAFINNKLVQDALK from the coding sequence ATGTCAAAATTTCTATCCCACAAACCAATGCTTCTCGTCACTGCAGCATTTCTATCACTAACCGTGCTTGCAGGTTGCGCATCGAATAAAAGCGATACGAAGAACGCTTCCGCTCCAGCCAAAGATCCGATAAAAGTCAATGTAGCCATTAATGGCGGCATTAGTCCTCTCACTGTTTTAAAAGAAAAAGGCTGGTTGCAAGAAGCTTTCAAGGCAGAGAATGCCGAGATCGTGTGGAGCGAGTTCCCAAGTGGTCCACCGCTGCTCGAAGCCCTTGTTGCGGGTCGCGTTGACGTATCTTTCTTAGGCGATGGCGCCACACTTAGCGGGCTATCCTCTGGCTTGCCTTTCCAAATCATTGGATTAACCTCTGAAGGGGCACGCAGCAATGCTCTAATAGTCCCTGCCAATAGCCCGATTAAGAGTGTTGAAGATTTGAAAGGGAAAAAGGTGGCGCTAGCCAAAGGTACGACAGCACACGTTTACCTGCTTAAATTATTAAGTGCTCACGGCTTGCAGCCGAATAGCGTCGAAATCGTCAATCTTCAACCAGACGATGCTGCTGCAGCCTTCACGAGTGGTCAGTTGGATGCTTGGGTGGCATGGGATCCCAATATCACGATTCAACTTGGCAGTGGCAAGGCGAAATCCATCGCTTGGGATAAGGAAGGTATCCTTTCTCCCGTATCGTTAATCGCGCAAAATGATTTCTTAACCAAGCACCCTAACCTTGTCACAACCTATCTCAAGCAATATAAAAAAGCAGCAGCATGGATGAAAGACAACCAGGATGATGCCGCTAAGCTGTTCTCTGAGCAGAAGAAGGTCCCTGTTGATACCATGAAAACACTCTTAACGAACTCATCTGTAGACCTTCAGGCTTATACGGATAAAACGATAAAAGCACAACAAGAGACGGCTGATTTGTTACTGTCTAATGGATTTATTAAAAAAACAGTGGATGTTAAAGCTTTCATCAACAACAAGCTAGTCCAAGATGCATTAAAGTAG